Genomic window (Hippoglossus stenolepis isolate QCI-W04-F060 chromosome 11, HSTE1.2, whole genome shotgun sequence):
TGAAACTATGTGTCATAAAATGTTGTTATATaactctgttttcattttgcctcTCAAGGTAACCGGGTGGCATTCGGAGCAGCCTTGGGCAATGTTGGAAATATTGGACCTTACAACACTGAGATCACACTGACCTACAAGAACGTCCACTCAAACACAGGCTCATACAACCCTTCTACAGGTAAACTTTGTTCACTTTGTAAATAATTAACTGTCCGTTTgattgtttgttggtttgtttgttaacaaGCACGAtaacacaaaaccaacaaaaccaatttccatgaaacttggtggaaagatgcggAATGAGTCGAGGAAGAAacttttcaaatttggtacggATCTGGAtgagggggcagatccagaacaCTTGAACATTGTGACAActgtttaaaagtgaaataaattactgtttaaaagtgaaataaattccCTAAAGCTGGTGTGAGATATCAGACTCAAGAGGCCAACAACAGGTTTggtgaggccaccatgaccttgctctttgaccaccaaaatctaagaAATTCCCCCAAAAGGCGTTCTTGGGATATTTCATTCACAcgaatgggacagacagacaacccgATAACATACTGCCTCCGGCCATTGGCTGTTGCAGAGGCGGAGGCATAAAAATCAAGCATATTTTAGAGAACtaatatctttgagtgtgtgtaatttggtgcagcttgactaaTTTTAATAACTAATTTTTCTAACTTGagacttttgggccttggcggaaGAATGTGCTCTACTCAGTGCCATTCCAGTTGTCTTTGATTGTGCTTACAGTTTAATAACATGTAACTGTCTCTCTGTTTATCATCCTCAGGTATTTTCATTGCTCCAGTCCGAGGAATTTATTACTTCAGCTTCTCTGGTCATAATAGATCAATTAAGCCAATGGGGCTGCGACTCATGAAGAATGGAGTGCAGATCGTTACCGTGTTCAATCATCCATTTGGAAATCGCTGGGAGACGGCAGCTAACGGCATGACTATACATCTTAATGTGGGAGACCAGGTGTACATGAGGCTCCGGGAGAATACGTGGATTtttgataatattaataaccaCAGCACCTTCATTGGACATCTGTTATTCGCTTtgtgagaaaaataaacttcagagagagaacagagagtcAGTGAGGTCAGCAATCTTCAGCTGCCGGACGGCAGTACATTATTACTTAAATTGGGGTAATGTTTAATGAATTAAGGTGTTTAGAGCTGACCTGAAACTTGAATTAATGaaaatactgtataataataaatcaagtTAAATGGGATCCTGATCAAAATTTGGTAAATTGAAAGTTCTATATTAATTgattatgtttgtctttgtattgtgtttctttttaatcaataaacaCACTATGACTCCAGCTCAAAAATGGTgccattattaaaaaatgtatatctaatttccttttttacaTCACTGCAAGTCAAATTCAAAACCCCCGTTCACATTTTTTGTCTGCTGACATTGTAATAAAGAACTGTTacatatatatcttttataGAAATTAGACTGTCTATCAGACACAGTATGACAACTTCTGTCTCAGCCCGTCTGCCCAAGCAGCTCATAGACAAACAGTAACAACTACTGTTCATATGCATCATATGATCCAGGCTCTTCACTCAAACCAGATCACGCAGAGCCTTTGCATGCACAGCCACACAACTGACATTGATTCCTCAACATCAAATGCTCCAGTCTAACTTTGATTATATTTACTGAAGAGCATGAGGCTTTGCTCAGGTcgaaacaaagaaaaagtctTGGAGCATGACAGGACTGAGGTCATGTCCTGGTTTATGGACATATGAGGAAGCACAGGCTGTGACAATGTAAACTACAGTGTATATTACAGCATGGTTGAGAGGAACTGCAgctatttcaacatttcatagATGTGTGGTGAAGTTACCACAACACAGGAAGTGCCCTGACATCCACCCTTCCCTTTTCCCCATATAAACCCAGCGTAACAGTGAACCGCAGTTGACAGACTCTCGTGCAGTGAAATGCTGATGCAGCGTGTTGTGGCTTTAGGTTAAATGCTGCAGCGGATAAACTGAACAGGAAAACTGTTCTTAACTTACTTGTATTGCTATTCAGTGCCAGTGCTGGATGAACAGTAGAGTTTGTGTAATATGCTGCAGGCAGAAGATGTTGGATTTCAGGCAAACCTCCAACTGTGAGATGTGGGGAAAACtgaatttgtaatattttaattatataatttgtgCGTAGGTGAAAAGATAATACCAAAAACCCTGGGAGCAAATGTAAGGAAAGCATATATTTACTATTGCAAAAATATGACTGAGATATACTCTATTTCCCTAAAGTTATAAAAGCTGACTTTATAAAACATCTCACATGTTGatttcacatcatcacatcatgaCCTTCTGAACACCACAGCTATGATCTATGAAGATGTGGAGGAGAAATACAGGAGTTTTACAGGCAGCGATCATACTGTAGATCAATAGCTTCCAAACTAGGGGGTCGGGGTCCACCGACGGGTCCCGAGCCACAGGAGGAGGGTCGCAAGATGATTTCCAGAAAGCAAATACAATCTAAAAACAATCCAGAATAGCAAATTTGAACCATAATTGTTACAACAGCTAAAAACATACTGCTGTCTTTGTCTCCATGTGACAGCTTCAGCTacagcaggtcagtttacagcaccacaggaaacactgggACATGTGCACGTAGGGGAATTTTTACTGGGATCTCGCTCAAATAAATATCCTTTGGGATAATTAGTGTTGCAAATGACTGACACACGGTTATTTTGGAGGTCATGTGCTGGAAGGTTTGGGAACCTCTGCTTTAGAGGACTGTTGTAATTGTCACAAAGGGAATGAGAACCACTCTTAACTCACCCTTTGTCCACATTTCACCTTGCACTCATTACTTTctacaaatgttcattttactgtaatttacCATTACTTTTGTAACATTGCCTCACCGACCACCCcgagtttgtttgtgttggtcgATGTTACAGTTCACATCAAAGTAAATGAGTATATTAAAGCAAACAAACCTATCACTTAGTTTAGTTACCTTTCATCATGTTGCAGGTTATAACTTTGTTTAATTGTTCCCGGGGTTCATCATCACCATGTGTTTCATGAGATGGCACCACCAGGCATTTCCTGATTTCTATACTCTTGGTGATGTCACGGACGACATCACTGGGACAAACCAAGTGagagggttttattttttacgggaaagtttgtttttgtgattgtCGCGCAATGTCGGTTGAATTctaatttatttcctttttaaagaaacatctATTAAAGTGAATAAGCTTCTTTAGGGGTAAAATAAGGTTAGAAGATTGTATGTGCAGGAAAAGTACTGTGCCTGGTTCCCTGCTCATTGTGGTTCAGGCTGAAGTTGGGAATTGAACACCCTTTATGACCGGCTGAATTGAGTTGGGACTGGGAAAATTGGAGAAGAAAATGGAGTTAGCACCAACACAGGCCTTGAGTtgtatattttgtcatttttcctttttctttatattttcttgtcTGAGTCTGCCTGCCCACCATCTTGTTTTGACCCTCCGGCTAAACTGTCTCACGTGGAATGTGAGATTTAATAGATTCACTTGGGAAACTCAGAAATGGTGATGCCGGCCCACACCTCCCACGTCACATGAATGAAACCGTGCAGATGTGGAACCAATGAGCGTCAATGCCTGATGGAAATGTGCGAGAATAGAGAATTACATGGAGATGATGTAATACCACCACAAACATGCATCTTGTAAACTCAGTCCCGCAGTCAGACAACAATTCTTCATCGGGATCATCACTGGTATTTTTACGGGAAAAAGTTTTGTTCATACTGATGCAACAGTGGGAAAGCATCTTTTCACTGTTGTAGGAGAAGCTGGGTTTGTGGTTCATTGGCTCAggtgggttgtccactaaccagagggttggtggttcgaCTCTTGGCTCCCTGCTGAAGGGCAAAACATTGAACCCCAAGTGGCCCCAGACAGCTGGGCCAAAAAAAGTGTGGCATATAGTATGAATGTGAGTAAATGGGTGAAGGTCaaaaactgttctgtaaagcactttgagtggtcatcaaacAAGAAAAACTCACAAACCACCAATTTATATACAATTGGGTAGAAACACCAGTGTTTCACATAATAAATCTGTATGTCTGAGTCTTGTGTATAAGTATTATACTTGCTTGGATCAGTTGCTGTGTTTTACTGATGGGTTTTTCTCAATCTACCGACGTCTAAAGAAAATACAGTATGTCTTTTTTTGATAGTGAGCAAAAGTCAGTTTGAGTGTCACATGTTTCCCATGCATCTAAAAAGGAAAGACGTTTTTTCTCATCAGATAAAAAAAGGACTCTGAGCTATGACTTACTGCACAGTGGTGAGTTGTAGATGAGACAACTTTGCACTGACAGTTGCAGCTACTTATGACGACAACACAGTGAGCATTGATAAGACTTCACTGTCCTCACATGGGACTTGAATAGTGAAAGCGGGCGTTGGATTGAATGTGCTGCCCAGATCTTGAATCTCATTGCTCATTGGCCGGTTGGGGGAACAGCTCACCAAATGGCAGCCTACAGTACGTATGGCTGAGTGAACTTGGCCACAGACACAGAACCCCCCTCTGTCCTCCGCTCTGCAGGCCAGAAAACATGTGGCAAGAAGTAGCTAAACACACTTACTGGAAACACGACTCACTGACTAAACAACTGGACTGAGgcgttttgtttttcaaatggcTGTGATCACTGACTTTATAGAAGACCATTCACATGTCATACAAGTAGCAAACATTCATTTTTGTAAACACGTGTCAATTGAGGCCTCTACTGCCACATCGGTTAAAATGACATCTAAAGACCAACTTAACTGccagttattatttttattggatttttgGGGATTCATTGATTTTGCTATAAGATAGAAAAAGCACTGAAAAGTTTAAGTTCCCAGAGCCTTGGGTGACATCTTTAAATTAGTTGGTTTATGCGACCTACTCTTTAAAACTTATATTGATATTCAAATTCTATCGATGTAAAAAGAAATCCTCAATTCAGTGAAGCTGGAGCTTAAAGATGTTGGGAGTTTTTGCTTAATTTCACACTTTCCTTCGTCATAGATATCGGTGAAATTTGACATGCTAGTTTGGTCGAATAAGGAACCCACAGAACTGAAATTTCGCGTGTCAGGGAGATTTGGGCTCATTAAGTTTGTTCTTTGTTGGGGAACTGTGAcatttcagctgctttcagacaggcactgaactGAAATTTTacagaggagctgtatgtgagaacgcaaatgtccaagtctgTTGCTctatttggacattttccagaacctTTCCCACCAGCCCTCTAGTAAAGTGTCCGGAAAATGTcggagtgagcccatgtgacaaCACAGCGGGAAAATGTCCcgaaaaaagaataaaaatatctcaggatgaaaataaaGGAGCCGAAGATGTAAACTCGGAAAGACGAGATTCAAAAGCTTTGGTCCCAAGGGCCTGGGTCAATGTGCTATAAACAAGGATTTGCGCAGCTGAATCTATGTTATGTCCTGCCTTCTGCATGCCTGAATGAaacctgctgcattcttcatacgtgaaagacaaaatgtccagacctaattttccatttattttctggagatcatgtctgaaaacggcttttaACTTCTTTAACGTGCTATATCTCCCTCTAGGTCACAGAGATTATTCTCTTATTGTTTTAAAACTCTTCCAGCTCCACATTTATCTTAACAGTATGCTATCCTCTATATAAAAGCATCATGGGTGATTATAACAGTTAAAGTTGAATTGTAAAACCGATCAGTCCGATTTCCCCCAAAGTTAGGTTATAACGTCATAATGGTTTTTGAGTTGTTGCCGAGACGTTGTTACTTATCTGGAGTAAAATGTACAAACTGTTGGGTTACCGGCAGAGTCAATCACAGCACACAGTGTTACATAAAATGCTTTTTGTATTACAAGTCTTTCAAACCGACAGTTCGATGGCAGAAGATTTGTCCAAAGGGAGAATTACAATTACGGTTATgtccaaaatgtcacatttttagaaaaggaaaaaaatcaaagtctAGGTAATACCGACAAACATGGCTTCAGAGAAACTAAATGTTCTTGTTGGACCAGTACCTCGAAGAAACGGCCTGAATCGGACCCTGGGACAAGCGGGTCTGTTCCGAGCGTTGTAGCCTCCTGCCAGTAAAACAGGAGCGTCCTACTTTTAACACCAAATGAAACTAGAGATTATACCGAaaactgctaaaaaaaaaaagaaagttctgATTGCCATCGAGACGCACTGCAGAGGAAGGTTAGGGCTCATCTGTTGGCACCGTCACGGGAGATTTCTTGGGGAAGGCACTTGACATGGGGGTCTTGGCGTTTCCCCCCATGCAGCAACAGCGATGCACTAAGGTCCTCGTTTGTGCAGCTAAGTGCAAGTTCCATGATAAATCcaccagagcagagagagagaggggggggggaaataaaagatATGTAGGCGTTACACAACTCCACCACAATCCACAGCTTCAAAATACAGCATCTTAGTGGGAGGGTCTGCACCTGTAGATTGGATTTGAGAGATTTTAAATATGACGAGGCCTAATAACAGGGTTTAGTAACCccccaccatcatcatcatcaacaccacCCGGCTCCAAGATGAAGATGACACAGTACAACTCAACAGATAAAAACCACGaacagaagaaaggagagaaactgaaaacacgTGTCTCTTAGGTTTCACAATAAGACATTCCCATTGAGGCACATTTCCAGAGAAGTGTCATATACAAagctataaaaagaaaaaatcccaAAAACATTCAAGTACTTTGTCATGTAAACACTTTTCCAGACTATGATACATCGTCGATTGTTGTCGTCGTCGTTAGATTTCTTTCAGGTTTGTGTGCAACAATAAGACAACAGTGTGAGGAGAGGGAATACTTCTTGCAGGGACAAGTCCGGAGCTCGGGtttctgtttgttgatttgttttcagaacAGGACACACGAGCAGCACTTGTCTCCACCACTGGGGACAGTTGAGTAGTTCATCTGTCGGACGATCTCCGCAAACAGTTCGTCCACCGAGCCTTTATTCTTGGCGGAGGTTTCCATGAAGGGGCAGCTCCACTCCTGGGCCAGCGCCTTGCCCTCCCCGGAGctcacctccctctccccctccaggTCCACCTTGTTGCCCACCAGGATCATCGGCACCCGCTCGTACCGCTTCACCCGGATGATCTGGTCCCTCATCGGCTTGATGTCCTGGAAGCTCTGCTGGTTCACCAGGCTGTAGACCAGGATGAAGCCCTGGCCGTTCTTGATGTACAGGTCCCGCATGGAGGCGAACTGCTCGGTGCCCGCGGTGTCCAGGATCTCCAGCACCGACGGCGACGAGTCCACCTCGATCTCCTTCCGGTAGAAATCCTCTATCGTGGGGTCGTACTTCTCGATGAAGGAGCCCGTCACGAACTGGACGGTGAGCGCGGATTTGCCGACTCCGCCCGACCCCAGCACGACCACTTTGTACTCCCTCATGgccggggaggagaggaggaggaggggggaggaagaaaagcCAGACACCTCTTTTTTTCCGCGACGAtcgcctcctctctctctctctatctctctcctctcttgctctctctctctctctctctctccttctatcTCCCACCCGCTGACCAGCCCCGATGTTTTCAAAGCGCGGAGGCCGGGGGAGGCTGCGCTCTCGCTCGGGAGAGGAGTCAAATCCCACGCCGGAGATTCCTCCTCCGGGCGGGCCTGCGCTGCGACGGCCGCGGGGCGCTGATCCGAGGAGAGCGGCCGCTCCTGGACATCAGCGTGGCGAACCGAGGCGCGTCTGGGTCGCGCTGTCGTGTCGTGCGTCGGTGCGACTGGGAAGCGTGATCGCTCCTGTGCTTCCTGCCCACATCCTCCGTGTGCGCGTCACACAAACTGCCGAGGCTCAGTTCCGCTTCCttaaaggagcagcagcagaaaaaaggTTACTGGTGTAGCCCCGGTTCTCTGAGTAGCAGGAGTGAGCAGCCTCACTGAAGCTGTGTTCAGACATGATCTGTGGGTGaagtctggagaattggctccagagtttacccagagttttcTGCACatcaacaaatcctctgcattattcaggagAGCggtggagcagacagaggcgggaagtgacgtattaactccgctgcggagaccacgtgattttcttttcaacaaaCAGACACCGTCGTCTGCTCTTATCGCAGCAAACGCTCGTGACGTCTtggtcggtgtcttctacgtgtgtgtgtcaccgcctttttgttttatttttgttagtttttttcctctttgcgTCTGTCACCAATAGAAACGCCATCAACCAGCGCgggacctcctgctgtgttctcacatcggattctcctgaatttctacgAACTTTATAGTAGTAGGCCAGGAGGATAAAGTCTGCCGATTATGTGTAGCCTCTTACTCGGTCCAACTGCCTTCACCAAAGGTGGCCTGTTCCAAACGGCACAATATTTTGCTTCTAAACTACCTAGCACGTTAACTTAGCAAGCTAACGGCACCGGGAGCCTGCGGCCACCACACTGCCTGCCCACATTTAGCTAACAGGTTTATCACTTTAGATAATTCGCCTCCCTTTACCACGCCAAGCTAAATGGATTCAGTTTCCACGCTTCCTTCCCCGCACCACTCGGATGAACCAAACACTGCAGGCATGGGGcgtgtctgtgctgtgtgcgcTCCGGGCcacgtgacctctgacctcacacaCTCACGGTCACTGCACTCAAGCAGATGGAGGCTCTTGAGCTGCCCACTGTAATTATGAGTGGCCTTGACATGAGCATGTTAAAGAGGTCATTCATTAAGTCATTAACCAATTTACAAATGTCAGCTTTtagacattcacacacatattgataataataataataaactttatctataaagcacctttcaaaacacagttacatgTTGCTTtacatgttaaaaatgaaaaatataagtgaaacaaaacaaacaattaagAGAGCGAGACCCCaccccagctgacattgggaaAATAATTGTATTACTTGAGTTAAATAAGCAATAATAGCATGAAAATGTATGCaagtaaaagtttaaaatctggggttcagtatcttgccctaGGACtcgaggagccggggatcatACCACTGAATATCTGGTttgtggacgacccgctctacaCCCTGAGCTTATGATATCTTACATTGTTggattattattactgatacaTTAATGTATACGCAGCATTTTACGCAGcatcctctctatggaggccgccatgtttcttgtagtagcccagactggacaaactaaacaccctttgagtttttatgaaaactgaaggtaaCCACAAATTCTCTTTCATGtgtggaaggggaggatgaggtgaggggtgttcagctgccacatccaacttcaccactagatgtcactaaattctacacactgcaactttaacgTTGGTTTGCACTTGGATCACAGATTGGAATGAACTACTTGGGATAAGACACTCACACCATCTGAACTTCATACACTCTCTCCACTCCACTCTCTTCTGTTGATGTACAGAAAAAGATATGACATACAGACCCCCACATATAATAACTGGACCAAAATATGGGGAATCCTTGCATTATAGGTTTTCCAGTTAATAAATATTAAGTTGAATTCAGGGATATCTTAACTTTTAGGTATTAACTGAATAATACAGAGTGTTTGATTGAACCACACATCAAGAGCTGATTGAACCACACATCAAGAGCACACAGAAAAACTGTTACCACACAACTGTTGCATGAGCAaatcaaatattgttttattcagatttttttttttcatccatacAGCAAGAGTCAATTATGGCAACAATAAAATGTGCATAAACAAATCTGAAGACAGAATATTACATTATTGTGTTGCAGTTGTTAGCAAATACATAATTGATGGTTGCACTTACAAGTAAAAAGCAGTCAAAGCGTACATGTGCCCCCAGCAGGGAAGAGAAACCTCTGTTCGCGCCAGGAGGCCGAACATCGGATTTGGAGAAAACGGTGCTTTGGTTCTTTGGTGCCGACGCAGCAGCCAGCATTAGAAACATGCTCGGTGCTGACTGGTGACTCTTACATTCATCTGAAATACTAATTGGCCAAATATGCATTTGGTGTGGTGAGCCTTCACCTGCTGAGTGCACAGAGTCGGTGTAATTATATGGCTATGAGAAAGTATCTGGGGTGGATGAGTGCTAATATTTTATCATTCtttaaataacatgtttacTTGGAAAAATATTTCATCACACAAGAGTAAGATGACTTGTTTTTGTAGTATTATTTCTCCCCACTGTGGATGTTAtctactgtaaataaacatattacTGTGTATTCTGAATGTGTTATTTTTCCTTACATACTGTAACTACGCAGTTgcttttgtttaaatgtttgtacttttacatGCATTCAATCAAACTATAATAGAATACAAATCTCTGATAGTTTTATGTGTCAACTATACCATGGGAGCAGCAATACTGCATGACCAAGTCCAACAAATGATACATGGACATCGTTGGATGCGTTATCCGATGAGAGGGGTGGAGTCTGCATGACATGGGGATGTCTACTCCCCGACAACATTCCCTGGCAATACTAGCCACtgataaaataagacaaaaagcGCATAGCTTTCTCTGAATGCATTTGGCCAAGAAACTAGTGCCCTTCTTTGCAAGCAATTTTTTTAGCTGGTCTTCTAATTTAAGAATTTAAATTAATCTAACAAAATTCCTTATaattatagatattttttttattcaaaataatatcTCAATAtgatacacattttttttctctgttcattTGACTATATACAGAAGTGCAAAAAGTCAACCTTCGTCCCTTAGGTTAGAACTCATCGTCTGCAGCATTTCGTGACTCCTCCAGTCCGGAAAAGTCtgtttctctctcgctcctaATCTCACTAACATCCAGACACCCGTCAATTTCACTGCTCGTTTTGGCCTGACATTCAGGGCAAACTTAAGAAATATTCCAACAAAAGTACATATCTTTTTGAAATGGATACAGTAGAAAATAATTTGTACTCTTAAACATGGACAATCTATATCtcaatacaatatattttcaaatgtgatCTTGACATTTTACAAGGAAAATTTAAGGTTCAAACATTAGTTGTTTTGATGCTGCAGTGGCAGCAAATTAACTGATCTCAT
Coding sequences:
- the LOC118118321 gene encoding ras-related protein Rap-2b, producing the protein MREYKVVVLGSGGVGKSALTVQFVTGSFIEKYDPTIEDFYRKEIEVDSSPSVLEILDTAGTEQFASMRDLYIKNGQGFILVYSLVNQQSFQDIKPMRDQIIRVKRYERVPMILVGNKVDLEGEREVSSGEGKALAQEWSCPFMETSAKNKGSVDELFAEIVRQMNYSTVPSGGDKCCSCVLF
- the LOC118118040 gene encoding complement C1q-like protein 2, with translation MQTNRKNSKMKTLMIVLGLSLFTLCVAEVLHLDQQAEDTNSIQSPGIKSACNCGGKSLDNYLLNAVREVEAKQRNTEKKLEDLKMELQGNRVAFGAALGNVGNIGPYNTEITLTYKNVHSNTGSYNPSTGIFIAPVRGIYYFSFSGHNRSIKPMGLRLMKNGVQIVTVFNHPFGNRWETAANGMTIHLNVGDQVYMRLRENTWIFDNINNHSTFIGHLLFAL